The genomic interval CCGACTGGCCGACGCCGACCGTCTCGACCAGGATCACGTCGCAGCCCGCGCCGTCGAGGACGCGGATGGCCTGCGGGGCGGCCCAGGCCAGGCCGCCGAGGTGGCCGCGGGTGGCCATGGAGCGGATGTACACACCGGGGTCGGAGGCGTGGTCGGACATCCGGACCCGGTCGCCCAGCAGGGCGCCCCCGGAGAACGGCGAGGACGGGTCGACGGCGAGGACGCCGACCCGCTTGCCCATCCGGCGGTACGCGCTGACCAGGGCCGAGGTGGACGTCGACTTGCCGACGCCCGGCGAGCCCGTGAGGCCGACGACGTAGGCGTTGCCGGTCAGTGGGGCCAGCGCGGCCATGACCTCGCGCAGCTGCGGGGACGCCCCCTCCACCAGGGAGATCAGCCGGGCCACCGCGCGCGGCCGGCCCTCCCTTGCCTGCTCGACCAGTGCGGGGACGTCCACCATGACCTGCTCCGTTCCGAACGTGCGTGACTCAGGGCCGCTCTCCGGGACCCGTGCCGGGCCCCCGGTTCACTTCCCCGGCACGTGGATGATCAGGGCGTCGCCCTGACCACCGCCGCCGCACAGGGCCGCCGCGCCCGTACCGCCGCCGCGCCGCTTGAGCTCCAGGGCGAGGTGCAGCACCGTACGGGCGCCGGACATGCCGATGGGGTGGCCGAGCGCGATGGCGCCACCGTTGACGTTCACCTTTTCCGGTGAGACGCCCAGGTCCTTGATTGACTGCACGAGGACGGCGGCGAACGCCTCGTTGATCTCGATGAGGTCGAGGTCGTCGACGGTCAGGCCCGCGCGGTCCAGCGCGTGCTTGATCGCGTTGGACGGCTGGGAGTGCAGGGAGTTGTCGGGACCCGCGACATTGCCGTGGGCGCCGATCTCGGCGATCCACTCAAGGCCCAGCTCCTCGGCCTTGGCCTTGCTCATCACGACCACGGCGGCGGCGCCGTCGGAGATCTGCGAGGAGGTGCCGGCGGTGATCGTGCCGTCCTTGTGGAAGGACGGGCGCAGCTTGCCGAGCACCTCGACGGTGGTGTCGGGGCGAACGCCCTCGTCCTTGCTGAAGACGACCGGCTCGCCCTTGCGCTGCGGGATCTCCACGGGGGTGATCTCGGCCTCGAAGACGCCGTTCTTCTGGGCGGCGGCGGCGCGCTGGTGGGAGCGGGCGCCGATCTCGTCCTGGGCGGCGCGGCCGATGCCGAGGCGGGTGTTGTGGTTCTCCGTCGACGCGCCCATGGCGATGGAC from Streptomyces albireticuli carries:
- a CDS encoding acetyl-CoA C-acetyltransferase, which gives rise to MIVAGARTPMGKLLGSLRTFSAADLGGIAIKAALDRAGIGGDQVQYVIMGQVLQAGAGQIPARQAAVKGGVPMSVPALTINKVCLSGLDAIALADQLIRAGEFDVVVAGGMESMTNAPHLLPKSREGYKYGAIEMLDSMDHDGLTDSFESIAMGASTENHNTRLGIGRAAQDEIGARSHQRAAAAQKNGVFEAEITPVEIPQRKGEPVVFSKDEGVRPDTTVEVLGKLRPSFHKDGTITAGTSSQISDGAAAVVVMSKAKAEELGLEWIAEIGAHGNVAGPDNSLHSQPSNAIKHALDRAGLTVDDLDLIEINEAFAAVLVQSIKDLGVSPEKVNVNGGAIALGHPIGMSGARTVLHLALELKRRGGGTGAAALCGGGGQGDALIIHVPGK